In Marivirga salinae, a single window of DNA contains:
- a CDS encoding helix-turn-helix domain-containing protein, whose product MKKLHIKYMVSLRCKMMVKEELKKLGLHCINLNLGMVKIREDITEIQREQLRENLSKSGLELMDDKKSILVEKIKSVIIEMIHYTEEMPKENYSCYISEKLGYDYTYLANVFSEVKGTTIQQYIIDNKIEKVKELLLYDELSLSEISFQMHYSSVAHLSNQFKKNTGLCPSFYKNLRQKRSVTLEKL is encoded by the coding sequence ATGAAAAAACTACATATCAAATACATGGTCAGCTTGCGATGCAAAATGATGGTGAAAGAAGAATTGAAAAAACTAGGATTACATTGTATAAATTTAAACTTAGGTATGGTAAAAATTCGAGAAGATATTACGGAAATTCAAAGAGAACAATTAAGAGAAAATTTATCGAAATCTGGCTTAGAATTAATGGATGATAAAAAAAGCATTCTGGTTGAAAAAATCAAGAGTGTTATTATTGAAATGATTCATTATACAGAAGAAATGCCAAAAGAAAACTACTCCTGTTACATTAGTGAAAAATTAGGTTATGACTATACCTATCTGGCTAATGTATTTTCAGAAGTAAAAGGAACAACTATTCAACAATATATAATAGACAACAAGATTGAAAAAGTAAAAGAGCTTTTGCTGTATGATGAACTTAGTCTTTCAGAAATTTCTTTTCAAATGCATTATAGCAGCGTGGCACATCTTTCTAACCAATTCAAGAAAAACACTGGACTCTGCCCTTCTTTCTATAAAAATTTGAGACAAAAGAGAAGTGTAACACTTGAAAAACTATGA
- a CDS encoding porin family protein, with protein MKNLKILATAVVMTISSLATAQNENLDDQDNLKLGIKAGLNFSNVYDENENSFAADGKFGFVGGLLLHVPISEYLGFQPEVLYSQKGFKGNGTLFGSNYSFTRTTSYIEFPLQLAIRPTEYLTILAGPQYSFLINQKDEFNSNFGTATQEEEIKNDNIRKNILGFTTGLDVNLDDVIIGLRMGWDFQNNNGNGTSDTPRYKNVWVQTTIGYTLFN; from the coding sequence ATGAAAAACCTTAAAATTTTAGCCACAGCAGTTGTGATGACTATTTCCAGTCTTGCAACGGCACAAAATGAAAATCTTGATGATCAAGACAACTTAAAACTTGGAATAAAAGCTGGACTAAATTTTTCAAATGTTTATGATGAAAATGAAAATTCATTTGCTGCAGACGGGAAATTTGGTTTTGTTGGTGGTTTGCTATTACATGTTCCAATCAGTGAATATCTAGGCTTTCAACCAGAGGTCTTATATTCTCAAAAAGGATTTAAGGGGAATGGAACACTGTTTGGAAGCAATTATAGTTTTACAAGAACCACTTCATACATTGAATTTCCACTCCAACTTGCCATTAGGCCAACAGAATATCTTACTATTCTAGCAGGTCCTCAATATTCTTTTCTCATCAATCAAAAGGATGAATTCAATAGCAATTTTGGAACAGCAACGCAAGAAGAAGAAATTAAAAACGATAATATCAGAAAAAACATCCTTGGTTTCACTACCGGACTTGACGTTAATTTAGATGATGTCATTATAGGATTAAGAATGGGCTGGGATTTTCAAAATAATAATGGGAATGGAACTTCCGATACACCCAGGTATAAAAACGTTTGGGTTCAAACAACAATAGGATACACTTTATTTAACTAA
- a CDS encoding lmo0937 family membrane protein encodes MNNILYIVAVVLIILWLIGYLGFNAGGLIHVLIVIAVIAVLLRVIGGGRLFK; translated from the coding sequence ATGAATAATATTCTTTACATTGTCGCAGTAGTTCTAATTATTTTATGGTTAATAGGATACCTAGGATTCAATGCAGGCGGGTTAATTCACGTTCTCATTGTCATTGCGGTTATCGCAGTGCTGTTGAGAGTAATTGGTGGAGGTAGACTTTTTAAATAA